From the genome of Dehalococcoidales bacterium:
TTAAGAGTTGTATATTTGAGGAGAATCAAAATTTCACGCCACTGTCCTCAGTGGCGTGTCGCTCAGAATGACATTGGTGGGTCAGATTGCTTCGTCGCTGGTGCTCCTCGCAATGACAGTAGGGGTAGGGTTGGATTCTGCGTCACTGCGGACAGTGCGCCACTGCGGACAGTGGTGGTAAAGAAAGGAAAACAGCCCCGGCAGAATCCACCACGAGGGCTGTTCGGAAGGCGATACCGTGTCCTGAAACTTCAGGACATGTCAGTTCAGCAAGGACGGTACATCCTTGGCGTACTCGTCTATTTCCTTGAGCTTGCTCTCCACCTGCTTCTGCCGTTTCTTTATCGTGGAGACAACTCCAGCGGCCTCAATGTAGTACTTTCGGATTTTCTCCACATTCCTCAGTTCGGAGAGGATTACGGAGACCTCGAGGGAGCCCCTGTCCCTGGGATAATCACCGTTCCTGATGATGGCTTCCGGAGTCAGGCTCTTGAGGTATTCGCCGAGTTCTTTGATGACACTGAGGCTCATCTCTTTGCCCGGTGCCGAGACCAGATAGAGTGCCCTGGTGGCGTCTTGAGTGTCGCACTTGAACGATAGCTCACTGATAGCTTCGTCCATTGCCTCTATTCCCCGGTGCATCTCGGTGCTCTTATCCCTGAAGTTGCGGGTTGTCTTAAAAGGCAGCCGGATGGATGGTAGCGCGGACTTCCCGTAGCCGATAACCGACCATCCGACTATGCTCTGGATAATATCCCCGGCATCGAGTAACCGGGCACCGACGTACTTGGCCTTCTTCTCCTCACCGGCACAGAGGATATTATAGAAAGGTTCAACAATCATATCATTAATCTGGGAAAGGTTGTTCCTCAGGGAAGCGTTCTTTCTGACGTACCTCTGGTTGTCAACCAGGAAGATGGCATCGGCTACGGAACTGGCCGACTTAAGGCATGTCGCCGAATTGTAGATGGTCCTTTCTTCGGTACGCTCTTCGTGCTCAAAGGGAAGGATGAGCAGATTGTAGATTGGCTTGTCTACGTAGCGTTCCTTGATGACCTGTGTCATTATGGATATCGCGCCGGAACCGGTGCCACCGGCGGTACCGGCAACCATCAGGAAGGCGTCTGACTCAAAGAAACGCGGGGTCCCTCTTATGGCGTCAATGACCTTGTCGGCGTCCTCTCTGGCAATCTCGGCGCCGAGTTCGTTAATCTTGCCAACGCCGTGACCACCGGACTTGCGTCCCCCGATGAGAATTCTATGTTGGTAGTCAGGCTTGATATAAGACAGCCCGCTGAGGTCGGCAAGGTCAGTATTGACCGCAAAGGCGCCGGTGACTATCTCAATCCTGCGTTGTGCTCGTGACCTCCTGTTCAGTCGGGCAAATCCGTCGGCAATATTCGACCCACACTGGCCGAATCCAATTACTAGAAGCTTCACCTTACCACCTCAAAACAAAACCGGATATTGTGGTTATTGTAAACTCACCAGCTTATATTGTCAAACCTGGCTACAATCCCCTGTCGGTAATGAAGGCGGCGAGGTCGGCCAGACGGCAACTGTAACCCCATTCATTGTCGTACCATGCGAGGACCTTGGTCATATTGCCCCCGATGACCATGGTATTGAGCGCATCGACAATAGAGCTCGCAGGATTCCCTTTGAAATCCGTGCTGACGAGCTCGTCGGCACAGTACTCCAGTATCCCCGCCAGTGGACCCTCAGCGGCCTGCTTGAAGGCCTGGTTGACCTGCTCAACGGTGACTTCGGTATTGAGTTCGGCGACGAGGTCCACCAGCGAAACGGTGGACACAGGGACGCGCAAAGCCATACCGTGAAGCCTGCCTTCAAGCTCCGGGATGACACGTGCCACTGCGTAGGCGGCGCCGGTGCTG
Proteins encoded in this window:
- a CDS encoding tubulin/FtsZ family protein, encoding MKLLVIGFGQCGSNIADGFARLNRRSRAQRRIEIVTGAFAVNTDLADLSGLSYIKPDYQHRILIGGRKSGGHGVGKINELGAEIAREDADKVIDAIRGTPRFFESDAFLMVAGTAGGTGSGAISIMTQVIKERYVDKPIYNLLILPFEHEERTEERTIYNSATCLKSASSVADAIFLVDNQRYVRKNASLRNNLSQINDMIVEPFYNILCAGEEKKAKYVGARLLDAGDIIQSIVGWSVIGYGKSALPSIRLPFKTTRNFRDKSTEMHRGIEAMDEAISELSFKCDTQDATRALYLVSAPGKEMSLSVIKELGEYLKSLTPEAIIRNGDYPRDRGSLEVSVILSELRNVEKIRKYYIEAAGVVSTIKKRQKQVESKLKEIDEYAKDVPSLLN